Proteins from a genomic interval of Primulina tabacum isolate GDLZ voucher LSFC59-2 chloroplast, complete genome:
- the accD gene encoding acetyl-CoA carboxylase beta subunit, producing MQTNRGQENSMERWWFNSMVFKKELERRYGIKNSMDNLGPVENTSESEDPNRKGRAKNIHSCRGRDNSSYTNVDHLFGFKDIWNFISDDTFLVRDSNGDTYSIYFDIENHIFEIDNDHSFMSELENSFYHYRNSSCMNNGSTSEDSLCNRYMYVTQFSWNNHINSCIDSYLQSQICIDTSIVSDSSDSYISRYIFDKRRTSSESGRSSLRTRAKSSDLTLREGSNDLDATQKYRHLWVQCENCYGLNYKKFLKLKMNICEQCGYHLKMSSSERIELSIDPGTWDPMDEDMVSLDPIGFHSEEEPYKDRIDSYQRKTGLTEAVQTGVGQLNGILVAIGVMDFQFMGGSMGSVVGEKITRLIEYATNRLIPLIIVCASGGARMQEGSLSLMQMAKISSALYDYQSNKKLFYVSILTSPTTGGVTASFGMLGDIIIAEPNSYIAFAGKRVIEQTLNKTVPEGSQAAEYLFQKGLFDLIVPRNTLKSVLSELFKLHAFFPLNSNSIK from the coding sequence ATGCAAACAAATAGGGGGCAAGAAAACTCTATGGAAAGATGGTGGTTTAATTCGATGGTGTTTAAAAAGGAGTTAGAGCGTAGGTATGGGATAAAGAACTCAATGGACAATCTTGGTCCTGTTGAAAATACTAGTGAAAGTGAAGATCCGAATAGAAAAGGTAGGGCTAAAAACATTCATAGTTGCAGGGGTCGTGACAATTCTAGTTACACTAATGTGGATCATTTATTCGGCTTCAAAGACATTTGGAATTTCATCTCTGATGATACTTTTTTAGTTAGGGATAGTAATGGAGATACTTATTCTATCTATTTTGATATTGAAAATCATATTTTTGAGATTGACAACGACCATTCTTTTATGAGTGAATTAGAGAATTCTTTTTATCATTATCGCAATTCTAGTTGTATGAATAATGGATCTACGAGTGAAGATTCCTTATGCAATCGTTACATGTATGTAACTCAATTTAGTTGGAATAATCACATTAATAGTTGCATTGACAGTTATCTTCAGTCTCAAATCTGTATTGATACGTCCATTGTAAGTGATAGTAGTGACAGTTACATTTCTAGGTACATTTTTGATAAACGTAGAACTAGTAGCGAAAGCGGGAGGTCCAGTCTACGAACCCGCGCGAAGAGTAGTGATTTAACTCTAAGAGAAGGGTCTAATGATCTCGATGCAACTCAAAAATACAGGCATTTGTGGGTTCAATGCGAAAATTGTTATGGATTAAATTATAAAAAATTTTTGAAATTAAAAATGAATATTTGTGAACAATGTGGATATCATTTGAAAATGAGTAGTTCAGAAAGAATCGAACTTTCGATTGATCCCGGTACTTGGGATCCTATGGATGAAGACATGGTCTCTCTGGATCCCATTGGATTTCATTCGGAGGAGGAGCCTTATAAAGATCGTATTGATTCTTATCAAAGAAAGACAGGATTAACTGAGGCTGTTCAAACAGGTGTAGGTCAACTAAATGGTATTCTCGTAGCAATTGGGGTTATGGATTTTCAGTTTATGGGGGGTAGTATGGGATCCGTGGTGGGGGAGAAAATCACTCGTTTGATTGAGTACGCTACCAATCGACTTATACCTCTTATTATAGTGTGCGCTTCGGGGGGGGCGCGCATGCAAGAAGGAAGTTTGAGCTTAATGCAAATGGCTAAAATATCATCTGCCTTATATGATTATCAATCCAATAAAAAGTTATTTTATGTATCAATCCTTACATCTCCTACTACTGGTGGGGTAACAGCTAGTTTTGGTATGTTGGGAGATATCATTATTGCCGAACCCAATTCCTACATTGCATTTGCGGGTAAAAGAGTAATTGAACAAACATTGAATAAAACAGTACCTGAAGGTTCACAAGCGGCTGAATATTTATTCCAGAAAGGTTTATTCGACCTAATCGTACCGCGTAATACTTTAAAAAGTGTTCTGAGTGAGTTATTTAAGCTCCACGCCTTTTTTCCGTTGAATTCAAATTCAATCAAGTAG